Proteins from a genomic interval of Helicobacter pylori Shi112:
- the hopL gene encoding Hop family outer membrane protein HopL encodes MIKKAKKFIPFFLIGSLLAEDNGWYMSVGYQIGGTQQFINNKQLLENESSINSITQSAINIAGPTTGLITLSSQSVIDALGYGVSNTVGNQLEGISNILNQIGKRKDFFSSRQISSISQQIIGLKGSSDPLKAHSSQITAKLLFNTQSAFNQGIALSSNIISSINGLNASNNTKEVKAQLQNTTQSMAELLQQIEHSITKTTSTTYAQSLLSNLTDAVNASSDNTAYVSALKNALTTLGVGYFPTTTTTHVVLNPPGQIVFYPTNSILGSTSSNSNNQQQYNNTLLMNTLQGELSANTQNNPNGCANQIQCLEQFIQNLAPLAATPTSNNQANQQVQAIAQKLQSVAINTLDNNAINNTTYNLNNLHNALNFQAYESTIEQYNNALKQISWISFTEPKNLLKNTSNNYQIGTVTNAQGQNISAYDCASATGSLSNDTSSGISCSATSSTNNTSSFDNSLVATSKVQTIGGKEQIGVNSFNLVSQVWSVYNSLKTSEENLQKNAQILCPNGSNQDACNNNNSGGLSISGNSQLQNILSSTSGTSANTQAKSNAPKLKAMVMVNNEEEAKTTNFNQSSGATTQSPNSTVMGALNTVLQNVSNFQQSIQSAFQSQSNNIDAWANAIYNTNGSQSQEMTPNNNQNLRIQLRANFYQLINTINQQVPTDMSALIAQSQQTQQTSGSASNNNPCTSGMSGSGNNWCNQQWSDSKAYYSGLQSALGYQTQATTQSGSSGGNSITYNVQQITLTSNGLLNNIISSLKGFSSSGNNGGNGGSSGNGTSQINTAYQMLTDASDGKLGTYSSSNSGSNNGYTPCNSTNGSNGTSGSNCYEPNKQQSATTATTSETNLQKVYNDAQKIANIIASSGNNKGVENGLKQFFEALKNNSSSLSNLCNGSSGSSSATCTGGLINLLGAIPTNGVSDTNNLINLLTEFIKTAGFIQNNNNNSSDTSLKNAFQAITSAISQGFQALQNDISPNAILTLLQEITSNTTTIQSFSQTLRQLLGDKTFFMVQQKLIDAMINARNQVQNAQNQANNYGSQPILSQYVAAKSTQHGMSNGLGVGLGYKYFFGKARKLGLRHYFFFDYGFSEIGLANQSVKANIFAYGVGTDFLWNLFRRTYNTKALNFGLFAGVQLGGATWLSSLRQQIIDNWGNANDIHSTNFQVALNFGVRTNFAEFKRFAKKFHNQGVISQKSVEFGIKVPLINQAYLKSAGADVSYRRLYTFYINYIMGF; translated from the coding sequence ATGATAAAAAAAGCTAAAAAATTTATACCATTCTTTTTAATTGGCTCTCTCTTAGCTGAAGACAATGGCTGGTATATGTCTGTAGGCTATCAAATCGGCGGCACGCAACAATTTATCAATAACAAACAACTCTTAGAAAATGAAAGCAGTATCAATAGCATCACTCAAAGCGCGATCAATATTGCAGGGCCTACTACCGGCCTTATCACTTTAAGCTCTCAAAGCGTCATTGACGCTTTAGGCTATGGCGTGAGTAACACCGTGGGCAACCAATTAGAGGGCATTTCTAATATCTTAAATCAAATTGGCAAAAGGAAAGACTTTTTTTCTAGCCGTCAAATCTCTAGCATTTCCCAGCAAATCATAGGGCTTAAAGGAAGCTCTGATCCTTTGAAAGCCCATTCTTCACAAATCACAGCCAAACTCCTCTTTAACACCCAAAGCGCATTTAATCAAGGCATCGCGCTAAGCTCTAACATTATTAGCTCTATCAATGGTCTTAATGCTAGCAACAACACCAAAGAAGTCAAAGCCCAGCTCCAAAACACCACGCAATCCATGGCAGAATTATTGCAACAAATTGAACACAGCATCACTAAAACCACTAGCACCACTTACGCGCAATCCTTGCTCTCCAATCTGACCGATGCGGTGAATGCCTCTAGCGATAATACCGCTTATGTGAGCGCTTTAAAAAATGCTTTAACCACTCTTGGGGTGGGGTATTTCCCTACGACAACCACAACGCATGTGGTGTTAAACCCACCGGGACAAATCGTATTTTATCCAACTAATTCCATTTTAGGCTCTACTTCTTCAAACAGCAATAACCAACAACAATATAACAACACCCTTTTAATGAACACCTTACAAGGGGAATTAAGCGCTAATACTCAAAATAACCCCAATGGTTGCGCCAATCAAATCCAATGCTTAGAGCAATTCATCCAAAATTTAGCCCCTCTAGCCGCAACCCCCACTTCAAATAACCAAGCCAACCAGCAAGTCCAAGCCATCGCTCAAAAGCTTCAAAGCGTTGCTATCAACACTTTAGACAACAATGCGATCAACAACACCACCTATAATTTAAACAACTTGCACAACGCTTTGAATTTCCAAGCCTATGAAAGCACGATAGAACAATACAATAACGCTTTAAAACAAATTTCGTGGATTAGTTTTACTGAGCCTAAAAACTTGCTCAAAAACACTTCTAATAACTACCAAATCGGCACCGTTACCAACGCTCAAGGGCAAAATATCAGCGCCTATGATTGCGCAAGTGCTACCGGGAGCCTTTCTAACGATACTTCTAGTGGGATTTCATGCTCAGCCACAAGTTCCACAAACAACACAAGCAGTTTTGACAATTCTTTAGTCGCTACCTCCAAAGTCCAAACCATAGGGGGCAAAGAGCAGATCGGCGTGAATTCTTTTAACCTTGTTTCTCAAGTGTGGAGCGTTTATAACTCCTTAAAAACTTCAGAAGAAAATTTGCAAAAAAACGCTCAGATACTATGCCCAAATGGCAGTAACCAAGATGCATGCAATAACAATAATTCAGGGGGTTTGAGCATCAGCGGGAACTCCCAATTGCAAAATATTTTAAGCTCTACTAGTGGAACTAGCGCTAATACTCAAGCTAAAAGCAACGCTCCCAAACTAAAAGCGATGGTAATGGTGAATAATGAAGAAGAAGCTAAAACGACTAACTTCAATCAAAGCAGTGGGGCAACCACTCAATCCCCTAACAGCACGGTAATGGGCGCTTTAAACACCGTATTGCAAAATGTCAGCAATTTCCAACAAAGCATTCAAAGCGCTTTTCAAAGCCAAAGCAATAACATTGACGCATGGGCGAATGCGATTTATAACACTAATGGGAGTCAGTCGCAAGAGATGACACCTAACAATAACCAAAATTTACGCATCCAATTAAGAGCGAATTTCTACCAGCTCATCAATACCATTAACCAGCAAGTGCCTACAGACATGAGCGCTCTAATCGCTCAAAGCCAACAAACCCAGCAAACAAGCGGATCAGCAAGCAATAATAACCCATGCACGAGCGGAATGAGTGGGAGTGGTAATAACTGGTGCAATCAGCAATGGTCAGATTCTAAGGCTTATTACAGCGGGTTACAAAGCGCTTTAGGGTATCAAACACAAGCAACAACTCAAAGTGGGAGCAGTGGTGGGAACAGCATCACCTACAATGTCCAACAAATCACGCTCACTAGTAATGGGTTGCTCAATAACATCATTTCATCTCTTAAGGGTTTTAGCAGTAGCGGAAATAATGGGGGTAATGGAGGAAGCAGTGGAAATGGAACTAGTCAAATCAACACAGCCTACCAAATGCTCACAGACGCCAGCGATGGGAAGTTAGGGACTTATAGTAGTAGCAATAGTGGCAGTAATAACGGCTATACGCCATGCAATAGCACCAACGGAAGCAATGGAACGAGTGGGAGCAATTGTTATGAACCCAACAAACAACAAAGCGCCACCACCGCAACCACTAGCGAAACCAACTTGCAAAAAGTCTATAATGACGCCCAAAAAATAGCCAACATTATCGCCAGCTCTGGGAATAATAAAGGCGTTGAAAACGGCTTAAAACAATTCTTTGAAGCGTTAAAAAATAATAGTAGCAGTCTCAGTAATTTGTGTAATGGTAGTAGCGGTAGTAGTAGCGCTACTTGCACCGGTGGGCTTATCAACCTTTTAGGGGCAATCCCCACAAATGGGGTGAGCGATACGAATAATTTAATTAATTTGCTCACCGAATTTATTAAAACCGCCGGGTTTATCCAAAATAATAACAATAATAGCAGTGATACTAGCTTAAAAAACGCTTTTCAAGCCATTACGAGCGCTATTTCTCAAGGGTTTCAAGCCTTGCAAAACGACATTAGCCCTAATGCGATTTTAACCTTGCTCCAAGAAATCACTTCTAACACCACCACCATTCAGTCATTCTCGCAAACCTTACGGCAGCTTTTAGGGGATAAAACATTCTTTATGGTGCAACAAAAACTCATTGATGCGATGATTAACGCTAGAAATCAGGTTCAAAACGCACAAAATCAAGCCAATAACTACGGCTCTCAACCCATTTTAAGCCAGTATGTGGCCGCTAAAAGCACCCAACACGGCATGAGCAATGGCTTAGGGGTTGGTTTGGGCTATAAATACTTCTTTGGTAAAGCGAGAAAATTGGGCCTTAGGCATTATTTTTTCTTTGATTACGGCTTTAGTGAAATAGGCTTAGCCAATCAAAGCGTGAAAGCGAATATCTTTGCTTATGGGGTAGGCACGGATTTTTTATGGAATCTATTCAGGAGGACTTACAACACTAAAGCGTTGAATTTTGGGCTATTTGCTGGGGTCCAACTAGGCGGCGCAACCTGGCTTAGCTCTCTAAGGCAACAAATCATTGATAACTGGGGGAACGCTAATGACATTCATTCAACGAATTTTCAAGTGGCGCTGAATTTTGGGGTGCGCACCAACTTTGCGGAGTTTAAGCGTTTTGCCAAGAAATTCCACAATCAAGGGGTTATAAGCCAAAAGAGCGTGGAATTTGGGATCAAAGTGCCTCTCATCAATCAAGCGTATTTAAAAAGTGCCGGGGCTGATGTGAGCTATAGGAGGCTTTATACTTTCTATATCAATTACATCATGGGGTTTTAA
- the proC gene encoding pyrroline-5-carboxylate reductase → MEILQFIGYGNMAQAILEGSHEILSKHFILEITGRNPEKIAPFLQEKNIQAQIVPYKNAIDIHQKFVFLLFKPYNLKDFNYQGQAKSVLSALAGVGFEALNNAINSLHYLKCMPNIASKFALSSTAVCEKSPMPLISQKALSVIESFGNCVRVGHEELVDASVATNGSALAFLSLVASSLKDAGIREGLNARDSLELVKMSFKGFAKLLEKERPEMIIEQICTPKGATIEGLSVLEKKGVRGAFIKACQKSVKKMHPKNYTLKK, encoded by the coding sequence ATGGAAATCTTACAATTCATCGGCTATGGGAATATGGCTCAAGCGATTTTAGAAGGCTCTCATGAAATTTTATCCAAGCACTTTATTTTAGAGATTACCGGGCGAAACCCTGAAAAAATCGCCCCTTTTTTACAAGAAAAAAACATTCAAGCTCAAATCGTGCCTTACAAAAACGCTATTGATATACACCAAAAATTCGTGTTTTTACTTTTTAAGCCTTATAACCTTAAGGATTTTAATTATCAAGGGCAAGCCAAAAGCGTTTTGAGCGCACTAGCTGGCGTGGGTTTTGAAGCTTTAAATAATGCGATAAATTCTTTGCATTACCTCAAATGCATGCCCAATATTGCGAGCAAGTTCGCTCTTTCTTCTACGGCGGTATGCGAAAAATCGCCCATGCCCTTAATAAGCCAAAAGGCTTTGAGCGTTATTGAGAGTTTTGGGAATTGCGTGCGAGTGGGCCATGAAGAGTTGGTGGATGCCAGCGTGGCGACAAACGGGAGCGCGCTCGCGTTTTTAAGCTTGGTAGCGAGCAGTTTGAAAGATGCCGGTATCAGGGAGGGCTTGAACGCTAGAGATTCTTTAGAATTGGTGAAAATGAGTTTTAAAGGCTTTGCCAAGCTGTTAGAAAAAGAACGCCCCGAGATGATTATAGAGCAAATTTGCACCCCTAAAGGCGCAACGATTGAGGGCTTGAGCGTTTTAGAAAAAAAGGGAGTTAGGGGAGCGTTTATCAAAGCATGCCAAAAGAGCGTGAAAAAAATGCACCCTAAAAATTACACTCTTAAAAAATAA
- the fic gene encoding protein adenylyltransferase Fic, whose product MHLDRQSLEKAKHLIQSGLIDTIEVGTIKGLQEIHRFLFEGLYEFAGKIRDKNISKGNFRFANCLYLDLILPRIESMPQSHFNQIIEKYVEMNIAHPFLEGNGRATRIWLDLLLKKELKKIVLWDRIDKAAYLSAMERSPVNDLEIKTLLKKHLSSNTNDPLTFIKGITQSYYYEGL is encoded by the coding sequence ATGCATTTAGACAGGCAGAGTTTAGAAAAAGCCAAGCATTTGATCCAAAGCGGTCTGATTGACACCATAGAAGTAGGCACGATCAAGGGCTTGCAAGAAATCCATCGGTTTTTGTTTGAAGGGTTGTATGAATTTGCTGGGAAAATCAGGGATAAAAATATTTCTAAAGGGAATTTCAGGTTCGCTAACTGCTTGTATTTGGATTTGATTTTACCCAGAATTGAGAGCATGCCACAAAGCCATTTCAATCAAATCATAGAAAAATATGTGGAAATGAATATCGCTCACCCTTTTTTGGAGGGTAATGGCAGAGCGACTAGGATATGGCTTGATTTATTGCTTAAAAAGGAATTGAAAAAAATCGTGCTTTGGGATAGGATTGATAAAGCCGCTTATTTGAGCGCAATGGAAAGGAGTCCTGTGAATGATTTGGAAATCAAAACGCTTTTAAAAAAACATTTGAGTTCTAATACCAACGATCCTTTAACTTTCATTAAAGGCATCACGCAGTCGTATTATTATGAAGGGCTTTAA
- the ybeY gene encoding rRNA maturation RNase YbeY, producing the protein MLEIDNQTPLESDFLLLEKIANVLAPTQTIELVLVSDETMREINRDLRGCDYATDVLSFPLEAIPHTPLGSVVINMPLAQENALKLEHSLEEEIALLFIHGVLHLLGYDHEKDKGEQRQKESELIKAFNLPLSLIERAQD; encoded by the coding sequence ATGCTAGAAATAGACAACCAAACCCCGCTAGAATCAGACTTTTTATTATTGGAAAAAATCGCAAATGTTTTAGCCCCCACTCAAACCATTGAGCTTGTTTTAGTGAGCGATGAAACCATGCGAGAAATTAATAGGGATTTAAGGGGTTGCGATTACGCTACCGATGTTTTGAGCTTCCCTTTAGAAGCCATTCCTCACACCCCTTTAGGGAGCGTGGTGATTAACATGCCATTAGCTCAAGAAAACGCCCTGAAATTAGAGCATAGCTTAGAAGAGGAGATCGCTCTTTTATTCATTCATGGGGTGTTGCACTTGTTAGGCTATGACCATGAAAAAGATAAGGGCGAACAACGCCAAAAAGAGAGCGAACTCATTAAGGCTTTTAACTTGCCTTTGAGTTTGATTGAACGCGCACAGGATTAG
- a CDS encoding flavodoxin: MGKIGIFFGTDSGNAEAIAEKISKAIGNAEVIDVAKASKEQFDSFTKVILVAPTAGAGDLQTDWEDFLGTLEASDFANKTIALVGLGDQDTYSETFAEGIFHIYEKAKAGKVVGQTPTDGYHFEASKAVEGGKFVGLVIDEDNQDDLTDERISKWVEQIKGSFA; this comes from the coding sequence ATGGGAAAAATTGGTATCTTTTTTGGGACAGACAGCGGGAACGCTGAAGCTATCGCTGAAAAAATCAGCAAGGCTATTGGTAACGCTGAAGTGATTGATGTGGCTAAAGCTTCTAAAGAGCAATTTGATAGCTTTACAAAGGTTATTTTAGTCGCTCCCACAGCCGGTGCGGGCGATTTGCAAACAGATTGGGAAGACTTTTTAGGCACGCTAGAAGCGAGCGATTTTGCGAATAAAACCATTGCTCTTGTAGGCTTGGGCGATCAAGACACTTACAGCGAAACTTTTGCAGAAGGCATTTTCCACATTTATGAAAAAGCTAAAGCCGGTAAAGTGGTAGGGCAAACTCCCACTGATGGTTATCATTTTGAAGCTTCTAAAGCGGTAGAAGGCGGTAAATTCGTGGGTCTTGTGATTGACGAAGACAATCAAGACGATCTCACTGATGAGAGGATTTCAAAATGGGTAGAACAAATTAAAGGTTCTTTCGCTTAA
- a CDS encoding DedA family protein has product MQEALLRFQEGFKEWGYLILFVYSLGGGFVGIVIASVLSATTHALDIKITILVAFLGNMVGSGALVVFARYQKREFLKYFHKHRRKLALASLWVKRYALLMIFVNKYLYGIKSVVPLAVGFSKYPLKKFLWLNVLSSFLWAALVGSVSFQASDWVKTLYERLSHYTSFFLIGLVLVLLLIWFLLKRYSRKMGF; this is encoded by the coding sequence ATGCAAGAAGCGTTGTTGCGTTTTCAAGAGGGTTTTAAGGAGTGGGGTTATCTTATTTTATTTGTGTATTCTTTGGGGGGCGGGTTTGTGGGGATTGTCATCGCTTCTGTTTTGAGCGCGACCACGCACGCTTTGGATATAAAAATAACCATTCTTGTCGCTTTTTTAGGGAATATGGTAGGGAGTGGGGCTCTTGTGGTCTTTGCCCGCTATCAAAAAAGAGAGTTTTTAAAGTATTTTCATAAGCACAGAAGAAAGCTTGCTTTAGCGAGTTTGTGGGTGAAACGCTACGCCTTGCTCATGATTTTTGTCAATAAATATTTGTATGGGATTAAAAGCGTTGTGCCTTTGGCGGTTGGTTTTAGCAAATACCCTTTAAAAAAATTTTTATGGCTTAATGTTTTATCCAGTTTTTTGTGGGCGGCTCTCGTGGGGAGCGTTTCTTTTCAAGCGAGCGATTGGGTGAAAACGCTGTATGAAAGGCTTTCTCATTACACTTCGTTTTTTCTTATTGGTTTGGTTCTTGTGTTGCTTTTAATATGGTTTTTATTGAAACGATATTCGCGCAAAATGGGTTTTTAA
- the ccoS gene encoding cbb3-type cytochrome oxidase assembly protein CcoS produces the protein MNTEILTIMLVVSVLMGLIGLIAFLWGVKSGQFDDEKRMLESVLYDSASDLNEAILQEKRQEN, from the coding sequence ATGAATACAGAAATTTTAACCATCATGTTAGTTGTCTCAGTGCTTATGGGATTGATAGGCTTAATAGCGTTTTTATGGGGGGTTAAAAGCGGTCAGTTTGACGATGAAAAACGCATGCTTGAAAGCGTGTTGTATGACAGCGCGAGCGATTTGAACGAAGCAATTTTACAAGAAAAACGCCAAGAGAATTAA
- a CDS encoding NAD(P)-binding domain-containing protein, whose product MSQEILDVLIVGAGPGGIATAVECEIAGVKKVLLCEKTESHSGMIEKFYKAGKRIDKDYKKQVVELKGHIPFKDSFKEETLEDFTNLLKEHRITPSYKTDIESVKKEGEYFKITTTSNTTYHAKFVVVAIGKMGQPNRPTYKIPVALSKQVVFSINDCKENEKTLVIGGGNSAVEYAIALCKTTPTTLNYRKKEFSRINEDNAKNLQEVLGNNTLKSKLGVDIESLEENNTQIKVNFTDNTSESFDRLLYAIGGSTPLEFFKRCSLELDPSTNIPVVKENLESNNIPNLFIVGDILFKSGASIATALNHGYDAATEIAKRLQS is encoded by the coding sequence ATGAGCCAAGAAATTTTAGATGTGTTGATAGTGGGCGCAGGGCCTGGGGGCATTGCCACAGCCGTAGAATGCGAAATAGCCGGCGTTAAAAAGGTGCTTTTATGCGAAAAAACCGAAAGCCATTCAGGCATGATAGAGAAGTTTTATAAAGCCGGTAAAAGGATTGATAAAGATTATAAAAAGCAGGTCGTAGAGCTTAAAGGGCATATCCCTTTTAAAGACAGCTTTAAAGAAGAAACTTTAGAGGATTTCACTAACCTTTTAAAAGAGCATCGCATCACGCCAAGCTATAAAACCGATATTGAGAGCGTGAAAAAAGAAGGCGAATACTTTAAAATCACCACCACTTCTAATACAACCTATCATGCTAAATTTGTGGTGGTTGCGATCGGGAAAATGGGCCAACCAAACCGCCCTACTTATAAAATCCCTGTTGCGCTCTCCAAACAGGTGGTTTTTAGCATCAACGATTGTAAGGAAAATGAAAAAACCCTTGTGATCGGCGGAGGCAACTCAGCGGTAGAATACGCCATTGCTTTGTGCAAAACCACCCCTACCACCCTCAATTACCGCAAAAAAGAATTCAGCCGCATCAATGAAGACAACGCTAAAAACTTGCAAGAAGTCCTAGGCAATAACACGCTTAAAAGCAAGCTTGGAGTGGATATTGAAAGCCTAGAAGAAAATAACACTCAGATTAAGGTTAATTTCACCGATAACACGAGCGAGAGTTTTGATCGCTTGCTGTATGCGATCGGTGGCTCTACCCCTTTGGAATTTTTTAAACGCTGTTCTTTAGAGTTAGATCCTAGCACCAATATCCCTGTAGTGAAAGAAAATTTAGAGAGCAACAATATCCCTAATTTATTCATCGTGGGCGATATTTTATTCAAATCAGGAGCGAGCATCGCTACCGCTTTAAACCATGGCTATGATGCCGCTACAGAAATCGCTAAAAGGTTGCAATCTTAA
- a CDS encoding HP1165 family MFS efflux transporter, translating into MLRKNILAYYGANFLLIIAQSLPHAILTPLLLSKGLSLSEILLVQTFFSFCVLVAEYPSGVLADLMSRKNLFLVSNAFLIASFSFVLFFDSFIFMLLAWGLYGLYSACSSGTIEASLITDIKENKKDLSRFLAKNNQIAYLGMIIGSSLGSFLYLKVHAMLYIVGIFLIMLCALTIIIYFKEKERDFKSQKSLKLLKEQVKGSLKELKDNPKLKILLVGHLITPIFFMSHFQMWQAYFLKQGIKEQYLFIFYIAFQVISILIHFLKASNYSQKIAISSLLVLLGVSPLLLTNISYCFIGVYALMVAFFAYMSYCLGYQFSKFVSKNNISSLSSLLSSCVRVVSVLILSLSSLELRYFSPLTIITMYFALTLIALFFFLYKAKPFAE; encoded by the coding sequence ATGTTAAGAAAAAACATTTTAGCTTACTATGGGGCGAATTTTCTCTTAATCATCGCTCAAAGCTTGCCCCATGCGATTTTAACCCCTTTGTTGCTTTCTAAAGGGCTTAGTTTGAGTGAAATCTTGCTCGTGCAAACCTTTTTTAGCTTTTGCGTGCTAGTGGCTGAATACCCAAGCGGCGTTTTAGCGGATTTGATGAGCCGGAAAAATTTATTCCTTGTTTCTAATGCCTTTTTAATCGCTAGTTTTTCGTTTGTGCTATTTTTTGATAGCTTTATTTTCATGCTTTTAGCATGGGGGCTGTATGGTTTGTATAGCGCATGCTCTAGCGGCACGATTGAAGCTTCACTCATCACAGATATTAAAGAAAACAAAAAGGATTTGTCCCGGTTTTTAGCCAAAAACAATCAAATCGCTTATTTGGGCATGATTATAGGGAGTTCTTTGGGGTCGTTTTTGTATCTCAAAGTCCATGCGATGCTGTATATCGTGGGGATTTTTTTAATCATGCTCTGTGCGCTAACGATCATCATTTATTTTAAAGAAAAAGAAAGGGATTTTAAAAGCCAAAAAAGTTTGAAACTCCTTAAAGAACAGGTTAAAGGCAGTCTTAAAGAGCTTAAAGATAACCCCAAGCTTAAAATTTTGTTAGTGGGGCATTTGATTACGCCCATCTTTTTTATGAGCCATTTTCAAATGTGGCAAGCGTATTTTTTAAAACAAGGCATTAAAGAGCAATACCTTTTTATATTTTATATCGCTTTTCAAGTGATTTCCATCCTCATTCATTTTTTAAAAGCTTCAAATTACAGCCAAAAAATCGCCATAAGTTCGCTTTTGGTATTGCTGGGCGTTAGCCCCTTATTGCTTACGAATATCTCTTATTGTTTCATAGGGGTGTATGCGCTCATGGTGGCGTTTTTTGCTTACATGAGTTATTGCTTGGGGTATCAATTCTCCAAATTCGTTTCTAAAAACAACATTTCATCGCTCTCATCGCTTTTATCAAGCTGTGTGCGCGTGGTCTCTGTGCTAATCTTATCGCTCAGTAGCCTGGAACTGCGTTACTTTTCGCCCCTAACTATCATAACCATGTATTTTGCCCTTACGCTTATAGCGCTCTTTTTCTTTTTGTATAAGGCTAAGCCGTTTGCTGAGTGA